In Anas acuta chromosome 6, bAnaAcu1.1, whole genome shotgun sequence, the following are encoded in one genomic region:
- the GMPPA gene encoding mannose-1-phosphate guanyltransferase alpha yields MPLKAVILIGGPQKGTRFRPLSFEVPKPLFPVAGVPMVQHHIEACARVPGMKEILLLGFYQPHEALSRFLVAAQQEFKIPIRYLQEYAALGTAGGIYHFRDQILSGGTEAFFVLNADVCSEFPLQEMLGFGQRRGAAHGFVILGTTANRTQALNYGCIVANADTQEVQHYVEKPSTFVSEVINCGVYLFTPAIFQHIGEVFQRQQQELVLEESSNGWQRAEVIRLEQDVFTALAGRGKLYVYQTDGFWSQIKSAGSAIYASRLYLNQYSKTHPERLAQNKPGGPIIRGNVYIHPTASIDSTAVLGPNVSIGEGVTVGAGVRVRESIVLHGAALHDHTCVLNTIVGWDSTIGRWARVEGTPSDPNPNDPYAKIDSESLFRDGRLTPSITILGCSVTIPAEVVILNSIVLPHKELSRSCKNQIIL; encoded by the exons ATGCCGCTCAAGGCCGTGATCCTCATCGGGGGCCCGCAGAAGG GCACCCGGTTCCGGCCGCTGTCGTTCGAGGTGCCCAAGCCGCTGTTCCCCGTGGCCGGGGTGCCCATGGTGCAGCACCACATCGAGGCGTGCGCCAGG GTGCCGGGCATGAAGGAgatcctgctgctgggcttctACCAGCCCCACGAGGCCCTCAGCCGCTTCCTGGTGGCGGCGCAGCAGGAGTTCAAGATCCCCATCAG GTACCTCCAGGAGTACGCGGCGCTGGGCACGGCGGGGGGCATCTACCACTTCCGAGACCAGATCCTGTCGGGGGGCACCGAGGCTTTCTTCGTGCTGAACGCGGACGTGTGCTCCGAGTTCCCCTTGCAGGAGATGCTGGGCTTCGGGCAGCGGCGCGGGGCCGCGCACGGCTTCGTCATCCTGGGCACCACG GCCAACAGGACGCAGGCGCTGAACTACGGCTGCATCGTGGCCAACGCTGACACGCAGGAG GTGCAGCACTACGTGGAGAAGCCCAGCACGTTCGTCAGCGAGGTGATTAACTGCGGTGTCTACCTGTTCACGCCTGCCATCTTCCAGCACATCGGCGAGGTTTtccagcggcagcagcaggagctcgTGCT AGAGGAGAGCTCCAACGGCTGGCAGCGCGCCGAGGTGATCCGGCTGGAGCAGGACGTCTTCACCGCGCTGGCCGGCAGGGGCAAGCTCTACGTCTACCAAACCGACGGCTTCTGGAGCCAGATCAAATCAGCCGG CTCTGCTATCTACGCCAGCCGCCTCTACCTCAACCAGTACAGCAAAACCCACCCCGAGAGGCTGGCCCAGAACAAACCCGGAGGCCCCATCATCCGAG GGAACGTCTACATCCACCCCACGGCCTCCATCGACAGCACGGCAGTG CTGGGCCCCAACGTCTCCATCGGGGAGGGGGTGACGGTGGGAGCCGGCGTGCGTGTGCGCGAGTCCATCGTGCTGCACGGGGCCGCGCTGCAC gaccacACCTGCGTCCTCAACACCATCGTGGGCTGGGACAGCACCATCGGGCGCTGGGCGCGCGTGGAGGGGACGCCCAGCGACCCCAACCCCAACGACCCCTACGCCAAAATCGACAGTGAGAGCCTCTTCAGGGACGGGCGCCTCACGCCGTCCATCACCATCCTGG GCTGCAGCGTCACCATCCCCGCCGAGGTGGTTATCCTCAACTCCATCGTGCTCCCCCACAAGGAGCTGAGCCGCAGCTGCAAGAACCAGATCATCCTCTGA
- the LOC137859009 gene encoding rac GTPase-activating protein 1-like isoform X1 yields the protein MLRQRCGRLLAQLERALQLLELGGSLEEDYIRIARCFEATRQKCRRLEQDGRRAREQLARAEAERAALEVKLKHARNQVEVEMKKRHRAEAELEKQERKLQLVFESLMQEPWGNGEQCSVLRALAGRRLGAALAPGRRSSAVDDSCQSLLSHSDISYDRTEDDVDVEVTVARALKRKAQERQRVSLAPQIGPVVVAKRHRSSVAPPSSQVTVPPAPPPAEVPEPAGSLPPAVLVPPRRSRQGHRVSTRAEPATAWGTSEDSGGRAPGQDSHTEGGSVGQPALAPFTSPPPSLLQPQHQFTSKTVIRPEPCGACGSRLRFGRAALKCRRCQLLLHTKCRPCCSGPCGARARQHAWPREGVLADFAPPTPPLVPALVVHCVTEVETRGLAEAGLYRVPGAEPLVREWKQRLLRAGGALPSLGDVSDIHVVCGVLKDFLRGLKEPLVTFSLHPAFLRAADIPDETACSTALRHVVGKLPPANRDTLAFLMLHLLRVSRSPDCKMDILNLSRVFGPTLVGHSSATPTPLAIMEDTPRQSKVVARLLALPPDFWRGFVGTEQENLVPTPASAPDPGGEREPLCHPIASPEPHGGQLSPPGTCCLPGALRSCVGTAPRPPKVGRFFPSPV from the exons ATGCTGCGGCAGCGCTGCGGGCGGCTGCTGGCCCAGCTGGAGCGGgcgctgcagctgctggagctgggcggCAGCTTGGAGGAAG ACTACATCCGCATCGCGCGCTGCTTCGAGGCGACGCGCCAGAAATGCCGCCGGCTGGAGCAGGACGGGCGGCGAGCCCGCGAGCAGCTGGCCCGTGCCGAGGCCGAGCGGGCGGCGCTGGAGGTGAAGCTGAAGCACGCCCGCAACCAGGTGGAGGTGGAGATGAAGAAGCGGCACCGAGCCGAGGCTGAGCTGGAGAAGCAG GAGCGCAAACTGCAGCTGGTCTTCGAGTCACTGATGCAGGAGCCGTGGGGAAACGGGGAACAGTGCTCCGTCCTCAGAGCCCTGGCTGGCCGGCGCCTCGGGGCAGCCCTGGCACCGGGCAGGAG gTCATCCGCGGTGGATGACTCGTGCCAGTCTCTCCTGTCCCACTCGGACATCAGCTACGACCGCACTGAGGATGACGTG GACGTCGAGGTGACGGTGGCACGGGCCCTGAAGCGCAAAGCCCAGGAGAGGCAG CGTGTGTCCCTGGCCCCGCAGATCGGCCCCGTGGTGGTGGCAAAGCGGCACCGCTCCTCTGTGGCACCCCCCAGCAGC CAGGTGACCgtgccccctgcaccccctccTGCTGAGGTCCCGGAACCTGCTGGCAGCCTCCCGCCCGCCGTGCTGGTGCCACCCCGCCGCTCTCGCCAGGGACACCGCGTCTCCACGCGTGCAG agccGGCCACGGCGTGGGGCACCAGTGAGGATTCGGGTGGCCGTGCCCCGGGGCAGGACAGCCACACCGAGGGTGGCTCTGTGGGGCAGCCAGCACTGGCCCCCTTCACCTCCCCTCcacccagcctcctgcagccccagcaccagtTCACCTCCAAAACG GTCATCCGCCCCGAGCCCTGCGGTGCCTGTGGCTCCCGCCTCCGTTTTGGGAGGGCTGCCCTGAAGTGCCGgcgctgccagctgctgctgcacaccaAGTGCCGCCCGTGCTGCTCCGGGCCCTGCGGAGCCCGGGCTCGCCAGCACGCCTGGCCCCGTGAG GGTGTCCTGGCTGACTTTGCGCCCCCGACGCCTCCACTGGTGCCGGCGCTGGTGGTGCACTGTGTGACCGAGGTGGAGACGCGCGGCTTGGCCGAG GCAGGGCTGTACCGGGTGCCGGGCGCCGAGCCGCTGGTGCGGGAGTGGAAGCAGCGGCTGCTGCGTGCCGGCGGCGCACTGCCCAGCCTGGGCGACGTGTCCGACATCCACGTGGTGTGCGGGGTGCTCAAGGACTTCCTGCGGGGCCTCAAGGAGCCGCTGGTCACCTTCAGCCTGCACCCGGCCTTCCTGCGGGCTGCCG ACATCCCTGACGAGACCGCCTGCAGCACGGCGCTGCGGCACGTGGTTGGCAAGCTGCCCCCGGCCAACAGGGACACGCTGGCCTTCCTCATGCTGCACCTGCTCAG GGTGTCGCGCAGCCCCGACTGCAAGATGGACATCCTCAACCTGTCCCGTGTCTTCGGCCCCACGCTGGTGGGGCACAGCTCGGCCACCCCCACGCCGCTGGCCATCATGGAGGACACGCCGCGGCAGAGCAAG GTGGTGGCTCGGCTCCTCGCCCTGCCGCCCGACTTCTGGAGAGGCTTCGTGGGGACGGAGCAGGAGAACCTGGTGCCAACGCCTGCCAGCGCCCCGGACCCAGGGGGTGAACGCG agcccctctgccaccccaTCGCCTCCCCGGAGCCCCACGGGGGGCAGCTGAGCCCCCCTGGGACCTGCTGCCTCCCCGGCGCCCTGCGGAGCTGCGTGGGCACGGCTCCACGGCCCCC GAAGGTGGGGCGGTTCTTCCCCTCCCCGGTGTag
- the LOC137859009 gene encoding rac GTPase-activating protein 1-like isoform X2, giving the protein MLRQRCGRLLAQLERALQLLELGGSLEEDYIRIARCFEATRQKCRRLEQDGRRAREQLARAEAERAALEVKLKHARNQVEVEMKKRHRAEAELEKQERKLQLVFESLMQEPWGNGEQCSVLRALAGRRLGAALAPGRRSSAVDDSCQSLLSHSDISYDRTEDDVDVEVTVARALKRKAQERQRVSLAPQIGPVVVAKRHRSSVAPPSSVTVPPAPPPAEVPEPAGSLPPAVLVPPRRSRQGHRVSTRAEPATAWGTSEDSGGRAPGQDSHTEGGSVGQPALAPFTSPPPSLLQPQHQFTSKTVIRPEPCGACGSRLRFGRAALKCRRCQLLLHTKCRPCCSGPCGARARQHAWPREGVLADFAPPTPPLVPALVVHCVTEVETRGLAEAGLYRVPGAEPLVREWKQRLLRAGGALPSLGDVSDIHVVCGVLKDFLRGLKEPLVTFSLHPAFLRAADIPDETACSTALRHVVGKLPPANRDTLAFLMLHLLRVSRSPDCKMDILNLSRVFGPTLVGHSSATPTPLAIMEDTPRQSKVVARLLALPPDFWRGFVGTEQENLVPTPASAPDPGGEREPLCHPIASPEPHGGQLSPPGTCCLPGALRSCVGTAPRPPKVGRFFPSPV; this is encoded by the exons ATGCTGCGGCAGCGCTGCGGGCGGCTGCTGGCCCAGCTGGAGCGGgcgctgcagctgctggagctgggcggCAGCTTGGAGGAAG ACTACATCCGCATCGCGCGCTGCTTCGAGGCGACGCGCCAGAAATGCCGCCGGCTGGAGCAGGACGGGCGGCGAGCCCGCGAGCAGCTGGCCCGTGCCGAGGCCGAGCGGGCGGCGCTGGAGGTGAAGCTGAAGCACGCCCGCAACCAGGTGGAGGTGGAGATGAAGAAGCGGCACCGAGCCGAGGCTGAGCTGGAGAAGCAG GAGCGCAAACTGCAGCTGGTCTTCGAGTCACTGATGCAGGAGCCGTGGGGAAACGGGGAACAGTGCTCCGTCCTCAGAGCCCTGGCTGGCCGGCGCCTCGGGGCAGCCCTGGCACCGGGCAGGAG gTCATCCGCGGTGGATGACTCGTGCCAGTCTCTCCTGTCCCACTCGGACATCAGCTACGACCGCACTGAGGATGACGTG GACGTCGAGGTGACGGTGGCACGGGCCCTGAAGCGCAAAGCCCAGGAGAGGCAG CGTGTGTCCCTGGCCCCGCAGATCGGCCCCGTGGTGGTGGCAAAGCGGCACCGCTCCTCTGTGGCACCCCCCAGCAGC GTGACCgtgccccctgcaccccctccTGCTGAGGTCCCGGAACCTGCTGGCAGCCTCCCGCCCGCCGTGCTGGTGCCACCCCGCCGCTCTCGCCAGGGACACCGCGTCTCCACGCGTGCAG agccGGCCACGGCGTGGGGCACCAGTGAGGATTCGGGTGGCCGTGCCCCGGGGCAGGACAGCCACACCGAGGGTGGCTCTGTGGGGCAGCCAGCACTGGCCCCCTTCACCTCCCCTCcacccagcctcctgcagccccagcaccagtTCACCTCCAAAACG GTCATCCGCCCCGAGCCCTGCGGTGCCTGTGGCTCCCGCCTCCGTTTTGGGAGGGCTGCCCTGAAGTGCCGgcgctgccagctgctgctgcacaccaAGTGCCGCCCGTGCTGCTCCGGGCCCTGCGGAGCCCGGGCTCGCCAGCACGCCTGGCCCCGTGAG GGTGTCCTGGCTGACTTTGCGCCCCCGACGCCTCCACTGGTGCCGGCGCTGGTGGTGCACTGTGTGACCGAGGTGGAGACGCGCGGCTTGGCCGAG GCAGGGCTGTACCGGGTGCCGGGCGCCGAGCCGCTGGTGCGGGAGTGGAAGCAGCGGCTGCTGCGTGCCGGCGGCGCACTGCCCAGCCTGGGCGACGTGTCCGACATCCACGTGGTGTGCGGGGTGCTCAAGGACTTCCTGCGGGGCCTCAAGGAGCCGCTGGTCACCTTCAGCCTGCACCCGGCCTTCCTGCGGGCTGCCG ACATCCCTGACGAGACCGCCTGCAGCACGGCGCTGCGGCACGTGGTTGGCAAGCTGCCCCCGGCCAACAGGGACACGCTGGCCTTCCTCATGCTGCACCTGCTCAG GGTGTCGCGCAGCCCCGACTGCAAGATGGACATCCTCAACCTGTCCCGTGTCTTCGGCCCCACGCTGGTGGGGCACAGCTCGGCCACCCCCACGCCGCTGGCCATCATGGAGGACACGCCGCGGCAGAGCAAG GTGGTGGCTCGGCTCCTCGCCCTGCCGCCCGACTTCTGGAGAGGCTTCGTGGGGACGGAGCAGGAGAACCTGGTGCCAACGCCTGCCAGCGCCCCGGACCCAGGGGGTGAACGCG agcccctctgccaccccaTCGCCTCCCCGGAGCCCCACGGGGGGCAGCTGAGCCCCCCTGGGACCTGCTGCCTCCCCGGCGCCCTGCGGAGCTGCGTGGGCACGGCTCCACGGCCCCC GAAGGTGGGGCGGTTCTTCCCCTCCCCGGTGTag